A segment of the Sphingobacterium oryzagri genome:
TAGACATTCCGATGCGCTCGACAATTTGCTGATCGAGGTCTACAAATTTTTTCTGCAAGTGATTGGCTAATTTGCGTCCTAAGGTTGTCTTTCCACTTCCCATAAAGCCAACCAGAAAAATAGGCTTATCCATTTATTTCGCTAAATATTCTTCCGCTAATTCCTCTTTTGAAGGAAACGTTATTTTAGACCATTTTTTTACGACCACGCCATTTTGCAATAACAAAACACCCGGATTAGAACGTACCATACTCTTTAACGGCACGGCATCCGCATAGAAAGTCTCTAAAACTAAATCCATCTCCTCATTCAGGCTATTGGCAACCTGCGCGGAGCTCGCTGTTAGTAAAACGGCGCGCAAATTATAATCTGTCGATAGGTCTCTAACGATTGTATTGATGCGATCAAGCGCAATAATATCGGTGGTTGATAGTTTGTCGACATAGGTGCTCACCACGACAAAATTATAGTAAGGATTAGTAATAATCTCTTGGGTAACGTCGTTGCCATCAACATCTGAAATCAGTAAATCCGGAATCGGAATTTGGTATCCCTTTTTAATCAGGCGCGAGCTTGGCTCACCAACAACCTCCCAGTTATCGTCTTCCCAAATGCCTGCCATGTATTCTTTGTCGGTTACTTTTTTGGTTTCTCCGGTTCCTTTATGCTTGATTTCGTAAACATATTCATATTCATCGCCTTGTTTTCCTTCCGGTAAAACCATCAGCTCTGGAATATTATTGCCTTCCTTGTAGGGTAAGAAATCGATAAACGGCAGGAAGTACATGGTATAAATGCCTATTCCAAACGAGATAAGCACCACTAGCGTTGCGATGGTGCTTCTGCCGGCGCCTTTTTTGATCAAAGGCTTGATCCGCAGGCGATGCTTGAATATGATCAGAATAAATGCCAACAGGATCAGATCTTTGATAAACGATTGCCAAGGTGTAAGCGGAATAGCGTCGCCGAAGCATCCGCAAGAGGTAACAACCTCAAAAAAGGCGGAGTAAAACGTCAGGAATGTGAAAAAGATAATCAGCAGTAACAATCCCCAGGCAACATTTTTCCGATAGATGCCCAATAAGAGGAAAGCCCCTAAAATAATTTCAAAACCGCAAATTAATACGGCGATCCATGCGGCATAGTCGTTTAGAAAATCGAGATGGAAAACGTGAAAATACTCTTGCAGCTTATATCCGAATCCCGTAGGATCGTTTGCTTTGATGAAGCCGGAAAAAATAAACAAAATTCCCACAAATAAGCGGCTAAATCCGACGATGATATCTGTAAGGTTTGTATTTTTCTTTTGGGTAGGGTTAAAGTTTGTTTCCATGTACTGTTATTGTTCGGCAAGTCCTAATTTTATTAATGCAAACACGGCGTAGTTAAGCATATCCTGGTAGTTGGCTTTTAAACCCTCGGAAACCAAGGTTTGACCTTGATTGTCTTCAATCTGTTTTACGCGGTGAAGCTTCATCAAAATGAGATCCGTTAAGGATGAGATGCGCATATCGCGCCAAGCTTCACCATAGTCGTGATTCTTAGCAAACATCAAATCCCGCGTTTCGTTTACTTTTTCTGTATATTTTTGCTCAACAGCAGGTACATCAAGATCTTCAGATGCGGAAGAAACCAACTCTAACTGCATCATCGCAATTACGCAGTAATTTACGATGGCTACATACTCGTCCAAGATACCCTCACCAACTTTAGAAACTTTTTTTACCTCGAGCGTGCGGATGCGCTGTGCTTTGATAAACAATTGATCGGTGATAGAAGATGGGCGCATAATGCGCCAAGCGGTTCCGTAATCTTTTGTTTTCTTTAAAAATAAATCTTTACAATAGCTGATAACACTATTGTACTCGGTGGTTGTATCCATCTTGTTGTTTGACCTTTTCTATGTTCAGAGTTATACAAATATAGGCAGAATAACTTATTTGCTTAAGTCACATTTGTGTACAATTTAAGCCGCTGCAAAAATAAATCACTAATTTTGAAGATGCACATTTCTACCGTGGATAAGTTTGACAACATTGAGTACCTGGCGTCAGGAACAGCACAGCAGCAAAGGAGCTACCAAGTCTTGTGTAAAAGTCGAATTTTCGATCTGTTAAGCAAATTTGATCCGCTTCTGGTGGGCACAATACCGCTGAATATTGATGTGCCGGGTAGTGATCTGGATATTATTTGCCAAGCCGATGATCTGGAAGATTTTCAACGACTTGTTGTTTCATCATTTTCTGCTTGCCGCATGTTTAGCACGACGAGTGTACTTATTCGTGCGGAACCAACGATTCTGGCTAATTTCTATCTAGAAGATCTTGCTATCGAATTGTTTGCACAACGTGTGCCTGTCAAAAAACAGTACGGATACCGGCATATGATGAAGGAATATGAGATTCTGACAAATAGAGGACAGGAGTTCCGCGAGAAAGTAATAGCTTTAAAGGCTAGCGGGATAAAGACGGAACCCGCCTTTGCGCAATTGTTGGATATAAAAGGAGATCCTTACGAGGAGCTGCTTGTTTACGAAGATCTATGAAAATATTTAAACCGGAAATACGCGATGTAAACATCACCCGTTACATCCAGCCCTTTCGAGAAGGAGGTTCGCTTCCGGCGCTTGTTGATGCCGACGACGGATTTAGCTACGTTATTAAATTTAGGGGCGCAGGGCAAGGCCGTAAGGCACTTGTAGCTGAACTTATCGGTGGCGAATTGGCGCGATTTCTTGGACTCCGAATGCCCGAAATGGTTTTTGCGGAGCTTGATGAGTCGTTCGCACGCACCGAGCCTGATGAAGAAATACAAGATCTTCTGCGTTTTTCGGTCGGTAAAAATCTTGGCGTCCATTTTTTGAATGGTGCAATCACCTTTGATGCCAATGTCGACCGGGTTAGCGCACAGGAAGCGTCAAAAATAGTGTGGTTGGATGCGTTACTGATGAATGTCGATCGCACCGTGCGCAATACCAATATGTTGATGTGGCACAACGAGTTGTGGCTGATCGATCACGGCGCGTCGTTGTATTTTCACCACGCCTGGGATAATTGGGAAGAACAGCTGGCCAAGCCCTTTGTGCAGATAAAAGATCATGTATTGTTGAAATATGCGAGTGAGGTGGCAGAGGTTTACCAGGAGTTTAACCATCTTTTTACAGCAGATAATTTGCACAATGTGCTGGCTTTGGTGCCGGATGAGTGGCTGATTGATGAGGCGCGGACACTCTCTGCAGATGAAACACGCGCGGTATATGTGTCGTTTCTGCTAGGAAGAATAAACCATGCCAGTAATTTTATTAAACAAATACAGGATGCACGAGAAAACCGTATATGAGTATGCCGTCGTGCGGGTCGTACCTCGTGTAGCGCGTGAGGAGTTTGTGAATGTGGGCGTCGCACTTTATTGCAAGAAACAACGCTACGCACAAGTGAAGATCTTCGTGGACGAAGCAAAGTGCCGTGCGCTCGATCCGGACATTGATTTGGAATTGATTTTGAAGCACCTCGACTCTTTCCAGCGCATTTGCGCGGGAGATAAGGACGCCGGAAAACTGGCTAGTTTGGAGCAAGCAGAGCGTTTCCGCTGGTTGACCGCTAAGCGAAGTACACTAATTCAATGCTCGGTGCTACATCCCGGTATGTGCGTATCAGCGGAAGAGACACTACAAGAATTATTTGATAAATTAGTTCTATAGAAATAGTAGGATATTTTGAAAGGAATCTTAAATTTGACGATGTTAGTTTAGTATAATGAAAGACTTTTATCTACATATCTTCCAAAAGCAACAGGAAGTGCAGGACATGCCGAGTAATTCGCGTATCGCGGACTGGGCCATGCATCTTGTTCACCTGCTTTTTCCGGAAAAGCATGCGACTTCATTTGTCGATGCAGCAGACGTGGGCAAAGCTTTTGAAGAATCTGAAGAAGAATTGTTGGCGCTTTTGCAAAAAACAAAAGCCTGTTCACACTGCGATAACAGGTTGATTGCAAAACGTTTTTTTGAAGGTTTACCAGCCAGCTATGAAGTGATGTTGACCGATGCGCAGGCTATTATGGACGGCGATCCGGCGGCGCGTAGCTTGCGCGAAGTAATTCGCACGTATCCCGGTTTTACCGCAATCTGCGTATATCGTATAGCACATGCGCTGTGGCTGGCGGATGTGCCGCTCATCCCGCGAATTTTGACAGAACATGCACATTCGAAAACCGGAATCGA
Coding sequences within it:
- a CDS encoding DUF3037 domain-containing protein; translation: MPVILLNKYRMHEKTVYEYAVVRVVPRVAREEFVNVGVALYCKKQRYAQVKIFVDEAKCRALDPDIDLELILKHLDSFQRICAGDKDAGKLASLEQAERFRWLTAKRSTLIQCSVLHPGMCVSAEETLQELFDKLVL
- a CDS encoding HipA family kinase, whose protein sequence is MKIFKPEIRDVNITRYIQPFREGGSLPALVDADDGFSYVIKFRGAGQGRKALVAELIGGELARFLGLRMPEMVFAELDESFARTEPDEEIQDLLRFSVGKNLGVHFLNGAITFDANVDRVSAQEASKIVWLDALLMNVDRTVRNTNMLMWHNELWLIDHGASLYFHHAWDNWEEQLAKPFVQIKDHVLLKYASEVAEVYQEFNHLFTADNLHNVLALVPDEWLIDEARTLSADETRAVYVSFLLGRINHASNFIKQIQDARENRI
- a CDS encoding DUF4269 domain-containing protein, whose translation is MHISTVDKFDNIEYLASGTAQQQRSYQVLCKSRIFDLLSKFDPLLVGTIPLNIDVPGSDLDIICQADDLEDFQRLVVSSFSACRMFSTTSVLIRAEPTILANFYLEDLAIELFAQRVPVKKQYGYRHMMKEYEILTNRGQEFREKVIALKASGIKTEPAFAQLLDIKGDPYEELLVYEDL
- the epsC gene encoding serine O-acetyltransferase EpsC; its protein translation is MKDFYLHIFQKQQEVQDMPSNSRIADWAMHLVHLLFPEKHATSFVDAADVGKAFEESEEELLALLQKTKACSHCDNRLIAKRFFEGLPASYEVMLTDAQAIMDGDPAARSLREVIRTYPGFTAICVYRIAHALWLADVPLIPRILTEHAHSKTGIDIHPGARIGRYLYIDHGTGLVIGETCIIGDHVKLYQGVTLGALSVEKSMANTQRHPIIEDYVIIYAGATILGGKTVIGHHSVIGGNVWLTSSIDPYTTVYHQPNSKFIDSKPIV
- a CDS encoding BT_3928 family protein is translated as METNFNPTQKKNTNLTDIIVGFSRLFVGILFIFSGFIKANDPTGFGYKLQEYFHVFHLDFLNDYAAWIAVLICGFEIILGAFLLLGIYRKNVAWGLLLLIIFFTFLTFYSAFFEVVTSCGCFGDAIPLTPWQSFIKDLILLAFILIIFKHRLRIKPLIKKGAGRSTIATLVVLISFGIGIYTMYFLPFIDFLPYKEGNNIPELMVLPEGKQGDEYEYVYEIKHKGTGETKKVTDKEYMAGIWEDDNWEVVGEPSSRLIKKGYQIPIPDLLISDVDGNDVTQEIITNPYYNFVVVSTYVDKLSTTDIIALDRINTIVRDLSTDYNLRAVLLTASSAQVANSLNEEMDLVLETFYADAVPLKSMVRSNPGVLLLQNGVVVKKWSKITFPSKEELAEEYLAK
- a CDS encoding DUF1599 domain-containing protein, which gives rise to MDTTTEYNSVISYCKDLFLKKTKDYGTAWRIMRPSSITDQLFIKAQRIRTLEVKKVSKVGEGILDEYVAIVNYCVIAMMQLELVSSASEDLDVPAVEQKYTEKVNETRDLMFAKNHDYGEAWRDMRISSLTDLILMKLHRVKQIEDNQGQTLVSEGLKANYQDMLNYAVFALIKLGLAEQ